The Streptococcus sp. DTU_2020_1001019_1_SI_AUS_MUR_006 sequence CGTTTGCTTTATAAGGAGGATGAACCATGGTATTTACAGCCAAAAGCCCTAAAATTAATATTGAAGAAGTTCGTAGTTTGTCTAAATTAGAAGGACAAGCACTTGCCAATAAACAACAACGCGATCAAGAACTTGAAGCGATTATTCGTGGTGAAGATCAACGCATTTTGTTAGTGATTGGTCCGTGTTCGTCTGACAATGAAGAAGCAGTTCTTGAGTATGCCAAGCGTTTGGCAAAACTGCAAGAAGAAGTAAAAGACCGCGTCTTTATGGTGATGCGTGTCTACACTGCTAAACCACGTACTAATGGTGATGGTTATAAGGGCTTGATTCACCAACCAAATGCCAAAGAAGCACCTAGTCTCATCAATGGGATCAAGGCGGTTCGTCACCTGCATTACCGTGTTATTTCTGAAACAGGAATGACGACTGCGGATGAGATGTTGTACCCAGAAAACCTTCCTTTGGTAGATGACTTGATTTCTTACATGGCAGTTGGAGCTCGTTCGGTTGAAGACCAACAACACCGTTTTGTAGCTAGTGGAGCAGATTTTGCGACAGGTTTTAAAAATCCAACGTCTGGTAATCTCAATGTTATGTTCAACGGTATTTATGCAGCTCAAAACAAACAAAGTTTCCTTTTCCTAGGGAAAGAAGTTGAAACGACTGGAAATCCTCTATCGCATGCCATTCTCCGTGGTGCCCTCAATGAATACGGGAAAAA is a genomic window containing:
- a CDS encoding 3-deoxy-7-phosphoheptulonate synthase; this translates as MVFTAKSPKINIEEVRSLSKLEGQALANKQQRDQELEAIIRGEDQRILLVIGPCSSDNEEAVLEYAKRLAKLQEEVKDRVFMVMRVYTAKPRTNGDGYKGLIHQPNAKEAPSLINGIKAVRHLHYRVISETGMTTADEMLYPENLPLVDDLISYMAVGARSVEDQQHRFVASGADFATGFKNPTSGNLNVMFNGIYAAQNKQSFLFLGKEVETTGNPLSHAILRGALNEYGKNIPNYYYDNLMDTIAQYEKMGLENPFIIIDTNHDNSGKQYMDQIRIVRQTLINRDWNEKIKKYVRGFMIESYLEDGRQNEPEVFGKSITDPCLGWENTETLVREIYQRLGE